The following nucleotide sequence is from Acidovorax radicis.
GTCGGTCAGGCTCACACCGTAGATCATGCAGATGGTGAACAAAAAGTTGCCCAGGAACGACTCCAGAAAAAGCAGCCGTTTGGTTTGCGGGGTGAGCGCGGGTTCGTCCAGGGGCTTTTTGAGCCAGTGCAGCATCGCCACGCCGCCAATACCAAACCGCAACCAGGCCAGCAGAAGCACCGGCAGCACCGCCGCCAGCGGTTTGGACAGCGCAACGTAGCAGCCCACCAGCGACATGCTGAGGGCCAGGCACAAATAGGCGAGGGGGCGACGGGGCGTGTTCACTAGACTAGGGGCTGTTCAAAAAACGAGTGCGCATGATGCCCGACGAAACCAGACCCGACCCATCGTCCCGCCATGTATTTGTGTACGGCACCTTGCGTCGAACGGGTCGCAACGACATCACGCGCCTGCAACCCGCGCCACGGTTTATCGGCTCTGGCCGTGTGCCAGGTGTGCTGTACCACCTGGGTGCCTACCCGGGCATGGTGCTTGGTGGCGGTGAAAGCCCGGGTGCCAGCGGCGCAAGTGAAAGTGACCCTGGCAACGAAGTACAAGGCGAGGTGTTTGCCATAGAGCCCGCCCTCGAATTGGTTCTGGATGAGATTGAGGGCCTGGGCGCCAACCCGACCGACGAATACACCAAACGGGAAATTACCGTGCGGGTGCAAGGGCAGACCTTGTGCTGTCTGGTGTACGAAATCAACCCCCGGTGCGTGGTGGCTGCCCCCGCCATTGCCCATGGGGACTGGCTCATGGCCGTTGGGCATGGCCGAGCAGGTGATTTTTCGTAATACGAAAGTTGATTTTCTTAATGCAAAATTCAACGGATGCTGCGTTGCCACATTTTTTCTCAATATGAGAAATTGCGTTTTGCATTGAGAAATTAATGGGTTAAACCATTGTTTTTAAACAAGAAAATTTATATCTTATATAAGACATAAGAGCTTGCACGGGTCTTATAGAAGACTTAAAGTTGTCTCCAAGGGCGGCCTACAGCAGCCCGGCGTTTTCAACCAACCTTCTGGAGTGATCTCATGCCCCAATCCCTCAATGAACAACTGAGCCGCGAACAACAAATTGCTGCCCTCGAAAAAGACTGGGCCCAGAACCCCCGCTGGAAGGGTGTCAAGCGCGGTTACTCCGCAGCGGACGTGGTGCGCCTGCGCGGCTCGCTGCCCATTGAGCACACGCTGGCCAAGCGCGGCGCTGAAAAGCTGTGGGACAAAATCAACGGCGAAGCCAAGAAGGGTTACGTGAACGCCTTCGGTGCGATCTCTGCCGGCCAAGCGATGCAGCAAGCCAAGGCGGGCCTCGAAGCTGTTTACCTGTCGGGCTGGCAAGTCGCGGCCGATGGCAACACGTCCGAAACCATGTACCCCGACCAGTCGCTGTATGCATACGATTCGGTGCCCACCATGGTGCGCCGTATCAACAACACCTTCAAGCGTGCCGACGAAATCCAGTGGGGCCGTGGCATCAACCCTGGCGACAAAGAGTTCATCGACTACTTTTTGCCCATCGTGGCCGACGCTGAAGCTGGCTTCGGCGGTGTGCTGAACGCGTTTGAGCTGATGAAGAACATGATCGCATCCGGCGCTGCTGGCGTGCACTTTGAAGACCAGCTGGCCGCTGTCAAGAAGTGCGGCCACATGGGTGGCAAAGTGCTGGTGCCCACGCAAGAGGCTTGCGAAAAACTGATTTCAGCCCGATTTGCTGCCGACGTGATGGGAGTGTCCACCATCGTGCTGGCCCGCACTGATGCGGAAGCGGCCAACCTGATCACGTCCAACCACGATGCCAACGATCAGCGTTTCCTGACTGGCGAACGCACCCCCGAAGGTTTTTACCGCGTGAAGAACGGCCTGGAGCAGTCCATCAGCCGTGGCGTGGCCTACGCCCCCTACGCCGATCTGGTGTGGTGCGAAACCGGCGTGCCAGACCTCGGTTTTGCCCGGGAGTTCGCCCAGGCTGTGCACGCAGCGTGCCCCGGCAAGCTGCTGAGCTACAACTGCTCGCCATCGTTCAACTGGAAGAAGAACCTCAACGACTCGCAAATCGCTTCGTTCCAGGAAGACCTGTCGGCTTTGGGCTACAAGTTCCAGTTCATCACGCTGGCCGGCATCCACATCAACTGGTTCAACACCTTCAAGTTCGCCCACGCTTACGCCAACGGCGAAGGCATGAAGCATTACGTGAACATGGTGCAAGAGCCTGAATTCGCTGCGCGCGAACAGGGCTATACCTTCGTGTCGCACCAGCAGGAAGTGGGCGCAGGCTACTTCGACGACGTGACCACGGTGATCCAGGGCGGCGCGTCCAGCGTGAAGGCACTGACGGGCTCGACCGAAGAAGAGCAGTTCCACTGAACTTCATGCGGGTTTGCGCTGGCAACCTGCGGCGCAAACCACATCCTCCAAAAACCCAAAGCAGCCGCTTTGGGTTTTTTGTTTGTATCAAGGTTAAAATACGGCGATATTCACTGAACAAGAGCGAGAAAGGCAATCTGGTTATGACACCGCGAACGACATCGGAGATGTTTACCGGCCGCTAAGGCTGGCTGTTCGCGCCTGCACGAGATTGCATACATCCCTCTCAAAGCGCGGACCTGTTCCGCGCTTTTTTTGTTTCTGGGCCTGGCGCGTGCCCGTACCCGTTGCACTGATTGAAAAGAAAGAGTTATCCCATGATTCACATCACGCTTCCTGATGGTTCTCAGCGCGAGTTTCCGGGCCCGGTTACGGTGGCCGAAGTGGCTGCATCGATTGGTGCGGGTCTGGCCAAGGCGGCCCTGGCTGGCAAGATCAATGGCAAGGTGGTCGATACAAGCCACCAGATCACGGCAGACAGCCCCTTGTCCATCATCACGGCCAAAGACGCGGATGGCCTGGAGGTGATTCGTCACTCCACAGCCCACTTGCTGGCCTATGCCGTCAAGGAGCTGTTCCCTGAAGCGCAGGTGACCATCGGCCCGGTGATTGAAAACGGGTTTTATTACGACTTTGCCTACAAACGCCCCTTCACGCCCGAAGATCTGGCCGCCATCGAAAAGCGCATGGCTGCGTTGGCCGCGAAGGATGAGCCTGTGGTGCGTCGCGTGCTGCCGCGTGATGAGGCGGTGGCGTATTTCAAGGGCCTGGGCGAACACTACAAGGCCGAGATCATTGCAAGCATCCCCAGCAATGAAGATGTGAGCCTATACCGCGAAGGCAATTTCGAAGACCTCTGCCGTGGTCCGCACGTCCCCAGCACGGGCAAGCTCAAATTCTTCAAACTCATGAAGGTGGCGGGTGCCTATTGGCGTGGCGATCACCGCAACGAAATGCTGCAACGCGTGTATGGAACAGCGTGGGCCACCAAGGACGAGCTGCAGCAATACCTCACGATGCTGGAAGAGGCGGAGAAACGCGACCACCGCAAGTTGGGCCGCGAGCTGGACCTGTTCCACATCGACGAGCACTCGCCAGGCACGGTGTTCTGGCACCCCAAGGGCTGGACGGTGTGGCAAGAGGTGGAACAGTACATGCGCCGCGTGTACCGCGACAACGGATATCAGGAGGTCAAGGCGCCTCAGATTCTGGACCAGGGCCTGTGGGAAAAAACCGGCCACTGGGACAAGTACCGCGAGAACATGTTCGTGACGGAATCGGAAAAGCGCGACTATGCGCTCAAGCCGATGAACTGCCCGGGCCACATCATCATCTTCAAGCAGGGCATCAAGAGCTACCGCGATCTGCCGCTGCGTTTTGGCGAGTTCGGCCAATGCCATCGCAACGAACCGTCCGGTGGCCTGCACGGCATCATGCGCGTGCGCGCATTCACGCAGGACGATGGTCACATCTTCTGCACGGAAGACCAGATCCAGGCCGAAGTGGTGGCGTTCACCACACTTTTACAGAAGGTCTACAAGGATTTCGGGTTCACCGACATCATCTACAAGCTGTCCACACGCCCTGAAAAGCGCATTGGCAGCGAGGAGAGCTGGGACCGTGCGGAAAACGCCTTGGCCGAGGGGTTGCGGGCATCTGGCTGCGAATTTGAATACCTCCCAGGGGAGGGTGCGTTTTACGGCCCCAAGATTGAGTACACGCTCAAGGATGCGCTGGGTCGTCCGTGGCAGTGCGGCACGATCCAGGTGGACCCCAACATGCCAGAGCGCCTGGACGCAGAATTCGTGGGCGAGGACGGTGCCCGCCATCGCCCCATCATGCTGCACCGTGCCATTGTCGGCAGCCTTGAGCGTTTCATCGGAATTCTGATCGAGCAGCACGCAGGCGCTCTGCCTACGTGGCTGGCTCCGGTGCAGGTTTCCGTACTCAACATCACCGATGCGCAGTCCGATTACTGTCGTGAAATCGCTGCAAAACTGCAAAAAGCGCTGCCCAATCAAGGCCTTAGGGTGGCCCTGGATCTGCGCAACGAGAAGATTACGTATAAAATACGCGAGCATTCGATGCAAAAGCTGCCCTACATTCTTGTCGCTGGCGACAAGGAAAAGGCGGCAGGTGCCGTTGCAGTGCGAGCCCGGGGTAATCGTGACCTCGGTGTGATGTCGGTTGATGCGTTCATTGAACTGATCGCTAACGACATCGCCACCAAAGCCTGATTTTGAACACAAAACTGCTTTGCGGCTCGTGGACTGTGCGGAAGTAGCTACTTATTTTGTAGCATTTTGATTCAAGGAAGATAGCCATCGCTACTGAATTTCGTGATCGTCGCCACCGGGAAGAGCGCAAGCACCGCCTGAACCGTGAAATCATGGCCCCGGAAGTTCGTCTGTCCGGGCCTGAGAATGAGCCTTTGGGCGTTGTCAGCCTCATGGAGGCCTTGCGCATGGCCGGAGAGCTGGATGTGGATCTGGTAGAGATTGCCGCCACGGCCATTCCTCCGGTTTGCCGCCTCATGGACTACGGCAAGTTCAAGTACCAGGAGCAAAAGCGTGCGGCGGAAGCCAAAGCCAAGCAAACGGTCATTGAGATCAAAGAAGTCAAGTTCCGTCCGGGTACGGACGATGGCGACTACAACATCAAGATGCGCAACATCCGCC
It contains:
- the infC gene encoding translation initiation factor IF-3, yielding MAIATEFRDRRHREERKHRLNREIMAPEVRLSGPENEPLGVVSLMEALRMAGELDVDLVEIAATAIPPVCRLMDYGKFKYQEQKRAAEAKAKQTVIEIKEVKFRPGTDDGDYNIKMRNIRRFLAEGDKCKITLRFRGREITHQELGLALLNRIRDELADSILIEQFPKLEGRQMIMMIAPGKKKPAAAKPAAAEAAPGTSA
- the aceA gene encoding isocitrate lyase, with amino-acid sequence MPQSLNEQLSREQQIAALEKDWAQNPRWKGVKRGYSAADVVRLRGSLPIEHTLAKRGAEKLWDKINGEAKKGYVNAFGAISAGQAMQQAKAGLEAVYLSGWQVAADGNTSETMYPDQSLYAYDSVPTMVRRINNTFKRADEIQWGRGINPGDKEFIDYFLPIVADAEAGFGGVLNAFELMKNMIASGAAGVHFEDQLAAVKKCGHMGGKVLVPTQEACEKLISARFAADVMGVSTIVLARTDAEAANLITSNHDANDQRFLTGERTPEGFYRVKNGLEQSISRGVAYAPYADLVWCETGVPDLGFAREFAQAVHAACPGKLLSYNCSPSFNWKKNLNDSQIASFQEDLSALGYKFQFITLAGIHINWFNTFKFAHAYANGEGMKHYVNMVQEPEFAAREQGYTFVSHQQEVGAGYFDDVTTVIQGGASSVKALTGSTEEEQFH
- the thrS gene encoding threonine--tRNA ligase; the encoded protein is MIHITLPDGSQREFPGPVTVAEVAASIGAGLAKAALAGKINGKVVDTSHQITADSPLSIITAKDADGLEVIRHSTAHLLAYAVKELFPEAQVTIGPVIENGFYYDFAYKRPFTPEDLAAIEKRMAALAAKDEPVVRRVLPRDEAVAYFKGLGEHYKAEIIASIPSNEDVSLYREGNFEDLCRGPHVPSTGKLKFFKLMKVAGAYWRGDHRNEMLQRVYGTAWATKDELQQYLTMLEEAEKRDHRKLGRELDLFHIDEHSPGTVFWHPKGWTVWQEVEQYMRRVYRDNGYQEVKAPQILDQGLWEKTGHWDKYRENMFVTESEKRDYALKPMNCPGHIIIFKQGIKSYRDLPLRFGEFGQCHRNEPSGGLHGIMRVRAFTQDDGHIFCTEDQIQAEVVAFTTLLQKVYKDFGFTDIIYKLSTRPEKRIGSEESWDRAENALAEGLRASGCEFEYLPGEGAFYGPKIEYTLKDALGRPWQCGTIQVDPNMPERLDAEFVGEDGARHRPIMLHRAIVGSLERFIGILIEQHAGALPTWLAPVQVSVLNITDAQSDYCREIAAKLQKALPNQGLRVALDLRNEKITYKIREHSMQKLPYILVAGDKEKAAGAVAVRARGNRDLGVMSVDAFIELIANDIATKA
- a CDS encoding gamma-glutamylcyclotransferase; translated protein: MPDETRPDPSSRHVFVYGTLRRTGRNDITRLQPAPRFIGSGRVPGVLYHLGAYPGMVLGGGESPGASGASESDPGNEVQGEVFAIEPALELVLDEIEGLGANPTDEYTKREITVRVQGQTLCCLVYEINPRCVVAAPAIAHGDWLMAVGHGRAGDFS